The proteins below are encoded in one region of Oharaeibacter diazotrophicus:
- a CDS encoding trypsin-like serine peptidase, translating to MGVTKAIPRIIETTLLQLSAPSLVVGSLTAGFLLCLFSTSIGGHDVSYEVLGNKQIGMLFAPNWTFVYMVLFPLYLYCFSVIATSRASMTAYMVEEGLITGPRGVRTTLDVVETAWLQRLEASGPIFAFLLVGVAASSGFQWYHESYLPFVTGSPPNSPPDWGNFHYIPPPPHPKEYIGVFAYTSACYLYMAIVLFIFLALLYYVALFASFLRTTAQHDGMFRLIYHTTGLSTEFYKLVRYIFFITILGLCAAYAMRLQSLYLGSNYTHIKYFMFSEFFPTGDGVAPSQKSNYSAGTSLGVAVYTLLVAGLSVSMIWSASADSRSYYLQRIGDADWRRSAHLGYDKTLVDAIRGQTFLRAFLPKYAWMTASIACLCLAIVWADIGSLFVLSLAFALLALKTVHDEPTPSLRIAHRPTSLRQGDRAALLGILSKFANTNSPEIIDMIVRDASIPEEIKSNIQDRLKTAQHKISDLLDLASQQGTVPGERASVLGFLIVVVVGLVGADIGCSLYQIAANNQLMDKPLLDGIRLTTCNIIFNYSESKDHPDSVETIMRAEIKHSDLLYLAEILADTALNSGRPKQYFDDLLIRANIPPRFRHISVGRFDGPMASSNFVSWAISQGKNPRNTKQATLASLLLPVLGDLSFDNATWIAALLIAYDFVVAEDEAELRRRFTIPVVAVRSVPAPVAENNASHGPDFTWQGDAEYEQLQAILRPNAIGIDVGFLTCAARASRSICRIEIGDRGAVGTGFLIRPDIIATCYHVFGRDDLEVRRNISLSRLQFGAISTDTSNDTVQYIPLAGAEILSASAIDIDDYIMLRIEVGDFNKFVLPISESPLGRGGSINILHHPRGIAMQLDISPSGITWLGSNRTQYICNAQVGSSGAPCFDDQWNVVALHHAMRTKAFGVAGEGIPINKISQKLG from the coding sequence ATGGGCGTTACGAAAGCTATTCCACGTATCATAGAAACCACCCTGCTTCAACTGTCCGCACCTTCTCTCGTGGTCGGCAGTCTGACGGCCGGCTTTTTGCTGTGCCTCTTCAGCACGTCCATTGGCGGGCACGATGTCTCGTACGAAGTTCTCGGAAATAAACAGATCGGCATGCTTTTTGCGCCGAACTGGACTTTCGTTTACATGGTTTTATTCCCGCTCTATCTCTACTGCTTCTCCGTGATAGCAACGTCCCGGGCCAGCATGACGGCCTATATGGTCGAAGAAGGCCTCATCACGGGGCCGCGGGGGGTGCGCACGACCCTGGACGTCGTCGAGACGGCCTGGCTCCAGCGGCTGGAAGCGTCCGGACCCATCTTCGCGTTCCTACTCGTCGGCGTCGCCGCCTCATCCGGGTTTCAGTGGTATCATGAGAGTTACCTCCCCTTCGTGACCGGAAGTCCCCCGAACTCTCCGCCCGACTGGGGAAATTTCCACTACATTCCTCCACCGCCTCACCCGAAAGAATACATAGGAGTTTTTGCATATACATCGGCATGCTATCTATACATGGCAATCGTGTTGTTTATATTCCTAGCACTTCTGTATTACGTCGCTCTGTTCGCTTCATTTTTGCGAACGACTGCACAACATGATGGCATGTTCAGACTCATCTACCATACCACGGGGCTATCCACGGAATTCTACAAGCTTGTACGATACATATTCTTCATCACGATCCTTGGGCTGTGTGCAGCGTATGCCATGAGGCTACAGTCCCTCTACCTCGGCTCGAACTACACTCATATCAAATACTTTATGTTCTCGGAGTTCTTCCCTACCGGTGACGGCGTGGCCCCGTCGCAGAAGTCGAACTACTCCGCCGGCACGAGCCTTGGCGTTGCCGTCTACACGCTGCTCGTCGCCGGCCTGTCGGTTTCGATGATCTGGTCGGCATCGGCAGACTCCAGATCCTACTATCTCCAGCGTATCGGAGACGCCGACTGGCGCCGCTCCGCCCACCTCGGCTACGATAAGACGCTCGTGGACGCGATCCGCGGCCAGACCTTCCTGCGCGCCTTCCTGCCGAAATACGCCTGGATGACGGCGTCAATCGCGTGCCTGTGCCTTGCCATCGTTTGGGCTGACATCGGATCGCTCTTCGTCCTGTCCTTGGCTTTCGCCCTCCTCGCCCTGAAAACCGTTCACGATGAGCCGACACCCAGCCTGCGCATCGCGCACAGGCCGACATCCTTAAGACAGGGAGATCGAGCCGCCCTGCTCGGAATCCTGTCTAAATTCGCAAATACGAACAGCCCTGAAATCATCGACATGATTGTCCGGGATGCTAGCATCCCAGAAGAAATAAAATCAAACATCCAGGACCGACTGAAGACGGCGCAGCACAAAATATCCGATCTACTGGACCTTGCGTCGCAGCAGGGAACCGTGCCGGGCGAAAGAGCCAGCGTACTCGGATTTCTGATCGTCGTCGTCGTCGGGCTGGTGGGTGCCGATATCGGCTGCTCGCTGTACCAGATCGCCGCCAACAATCAACTAATGGACAAGCCTCTGTTAGATGGTATTCGATTAACGACTTGCAATATAATTTTCAATTACTCCGAATCAAAAGACCATCCTGATAGTGTGGAAACGATCATGCGAGCCGAAATAAAGCATTCTGACTTGCTATATCTTGCAGAAATACTTGCTGATACGGCATTGAATTCCGGACGTCCGAAGCAATATTTCGATGATTTGTTGATTCGCGCCAATATTCCGCCTCGCTTTAGGCACATCAGCGTCGGTCGCTTCGACGGGCCCATGGCATCTTCGAACTTCGTGTCATGGGCGATCAGCCAAGGCAAGAATCCCCGAAACACGAAGCAAGCGACCCTCGCCTCGCTTCTTCTTCCCGTGCTCGGGGATCTTTCCTTCGATAATGCCACCTGGATCGCAGCGTTGTTGATCGCCTACGACTTTGTCGTCGCCGAAGACGAGGCGGAACTGCGTCGGCGCTTCACCATCCCCGTCGTCGCAGTGCGGTCCGTCCCGGCGCCGGTGGCGGAGAACAATGCCAGCCACGGTCCAGATTTCACGTGGCAGGGCGACGCCGAGTACGAGCAGTTGCAGGCCATTCTGCGTCCCAATGCGATCGGTATCGACGTGGGCTTTCTCACCTGCGCCGCGCGCGCATCACGCTCCATCTGCCGTATCGAGATCGGCGATCGCGGGGCGGTCGGAACCGGTTTCCTGATTCGGCCCGACATCATCGCAACCTGTTATCATGTCTTCGGGCGCGATGATTTAGAAGTACGCCGCAACATCTCTCTGTCTCGCCTGCAGTTCGGCGCTATCAGCACAGATACTTCAAATGATACAGTCCAGTACATTCCACTCGCCGGGGCTGAAATACTGTCTGCCAGCGCAATAGATATTGACGATTACATCATGCTCCGTATCGAAGTCGGGGATTTCAACAAATTCGTTCTGCCAATTTCCGAATCGCCCCTCGGCCGGGGAGGCAGCATCAACATCCTCCATCATCCGCGCGGCATAGCGATGCAGCTGGACATCAGTCCGTCAGGGATCACCTGGCTCGGTTCCAATCGCACGCAGTACATCTGCAACGCACAGGTCGGCTCCAGCGGCGCCCCCTGCTTCGACGATCAGTGGAATGTCGTCGCTCTTCATCATGCGATGCGCACGAAAGCTTTCGGCGTTGCGGGTGAGGGTATTCCCATTAACAAAATTTCCCAAAAACTGGGGTGA
- a CDS encoding DUF2628 domain-containing protein has product MPLDDVLRAFLRTNVDYYRPVFVRMAREGAMFHANFAALLLTPIWLAYRGFYVALGVLYAVPAAAAVLNTLFYLLVSPWPIPQLVLLGPFLASVGFGSFGNYLLYRRFRRLIGDRSVPSDQILTRVDGRGLGPPVARAVATTAVLILFVAYPLAVVVSALANPPGSLD; this is encoded by the coding sequence GTGCCGCTGGACGACGTGTTGCGAGCCTTCCTCCGCACGAACGTCGACTACTATCGGCCGGTGTTCGTTCGCATGGCCCGCGAGGGCGCCATGTTCCACGCCAACTTCGCGGCGCTGCTCCTGACACCAATTTGGCTCGCCTACCGGGGATTCTACGTTGCGCTCGGCGTTCTCTATGCAGTGCCCGCCGCAGCTGCGGTCTTGAACACCCTTTTCTACCTGCTCGTATCGCCTTGGCCGATCCCGCAACTCGTGCTGCTCGGGCCATTCTTGGCGAGCGTCGGCTTCGGCTCTTTCGGCAATTACCTGCTGTACCGCCGATTCCGGCGCTTGATCGGGGACCGCTCTGTCCCGTCCGACCAAATCCTCACCCGCGTCGACGGCCGTGGTTTGGGGCCGCCAGTCGCGCGCGCCGTCGCAACGACTGCGGTCCTGATCCTGTTCGTCGCCTACCCTTTGGCGGTCGTCGTTTCGGCCCTCGCCAACCCGCCGGGCTCTCTCGACTGA
- a CDS encoding SHOCT domain-containing protein: MTNPHLSATDELERLAALHRSGALNDAEFATQKAKVLNSPAAPAVERKPKSRFRRVLKWTGVAVAGFLVFAYVNAEYPELFLSGLPKCDSPEARKMVERTVEDESVGLYRGRRIVQWLGSQATEDSSPNLVRCRGRVSLNAGGESYLKYVFQKKDDGIYISVKFD; this comes from the coding sequence ATGACCAACCCGCATCTGAGCGCCACCGACGAACTCGAGCGGCTCGCCGCCCTCCACCGATCCGGCGCCCTGAACGACGCGGAATTCGCGACACAGAAGGCGAAGGTGCTCAATTCTCCGGCCGCCCCAGCGGTCGAGCGAAAGCCCAAATCCCGGTTCAGGCGCGTTCTGAAATGGACGGGCGTCGCGGTCGCCGGCTTCCTCGTCTTCGCCTATGTGAACGCCGAGTACCCCGAGCTCTTCCTGTCCGGCCTGCCGAAGTGCGACAGCCCCGAGGCCCGGAAAATGGTGGAGCGGACTGTGGAAGACGAATCCGTGGGTCTGTATAGGGGGCGGCGGATCGTCCAGTGGCTCGGCAGCCAAGCGACGGAGGACTCTTCACCGAATTTGGTCCGGTGCCGTGGCCGTGTGTCGCTGAATGCCGGTGGCGAGTCATACCTCAAATACGTCTTCCAGAAGAAGGATGACGGAATCTACATAAGCGTCAAATTTGATTGA
- a CDS encoding helix-turn-helix domain-containing protein, translated as MDIQQRVGQNIKSARTAAGLSQWQLVARIEALAEDTGVDQSYLSGLEAGRRNPTLQTLWLVAQALGVPLTQITDDGAIQAPG; from the coding sequence ATGGATATCCAGCAGCGCGTTGGCCAGAACATAAAGAGTGCGCGAACGGCCGCTGGGCTGTCGCAGTGGCAGCTTGTGGCCCGAATCGAAGCGCTCGCCGAAGACACCGGGGTCGACCAGTCCTATCTGAGCGGACTTGAGGCCGGCCGGCGGAACCCGACTCTTCAAACGTTGTGGCTGGTTGCGCAGGCGCTTGGGGTGCCGCTGACGCAGATCACCGACGACGGGGCGATTCAGGCACCCGGTTAG